The following proteins come from a genomic window of Montipora foliosa isolate CH-2021 chromosome 2, ASM3666993v2, whole genome shotgun sequence:
- the LOC137993018 gene encoding uncharacterized protein produces MAEGDVSVAKVFNYICGRGGFAYFSQLLHPPSPLAKKYNASSVIWWYETAKKSGSFDSGVNGLLLATGENGNGYGIRINLKKRMCLNYSLSGSCRLAGKCQFWHLCKAFLEGTCKGNCGRSHDFHDDENKSKTAELGFEKKTNDSLKSIIAGSLPQVCRSYLESECGTRNCPHLHICPKQVLATECDHECHLSHDFCLPHNKNILSHFGLKPPPSFKIEVMRCNILVPKQHKAFKDNKKQLEVTRDIRRRDCDRPENEEKEMLGGRVLVKKKLCLFYPSKASCKNPTCQFWHVCKGYLEGKCSGYCGLSHDFHDEGNIKKIQILGLEKNPDETVKNIVANSLPQVCLRYLKGECFSTGCPYLHICSFTARGISCNCKLSHELASADPHNIKILKQFELVPQPSKLHVVYHNILIPKHQKRFDENQANASSWLSTPSRTSNMKSVSDLSPHMSLPHGHEMQGNIETSTKKKNKKGEKKWPRKRNKKKTCHDKQIGGLRDSCTNEEGLEENSSDSVSDNEDVEKPDMYATSKFTWELDFTGNKDCSKKDPIPERHVSAPIEKNLISLSDDDWQDVNDPIDSPFFSNYELLSQVDEMLCGGGFGPSNEAGSVSPWSFDQTSPEQESVSVNSVFWCICQEYNGQVPFSEISQRLDLFPAEFTDIAAWFKKHQSKFVTIENREGDIEEVRAIHPRARICFTYLLSKNGCKDPKCFRYHVCKSFLANGVCPFGEKCWFSHSHNFRSPHNKRITSHLKLKDLSEEQLRILISASVPEVCRDYNGGSCQRGFQCYGIHICENLVMGKCRKGEICPFGHQPNLETPQAKLVLGRYNLSKVPARVVLGTLLVRRQRLDVEKTPKERAKPEVAKVSGISDISREAVSTLELEGLNPQPDESSFDLPIPLVPESPSAGPSRFPLQWTIVPEDVEYICVPLSTGSDEFKLAESYFHRSMSNKAAILGIERVQNPFMWEKYARKKEQLEKRSSRLENSPLNEKLLFHGADWQNVPSVCEENIDWRAQDEDRVAAFGQGAYFTTEANLGNTYCKQDPEGVRYMFLAEVLVGSSAKGEPSMKRPPQKSDAASNERCDSCVDNMDMPSLYVLFDSDQYYPTYMIQYKMKSKVVR; encoded by the exons ATGGCGGAAGGAGACGTATCGGTTGCAAAGGTGTTCAATTATATTTGTGGACGCGGTGGATTTGCCTATTTTTCGCAATTGTTACATCCTCCGTCGCCTTTGGCGAAGAAATACAATGCATCTTCGGTGATTTGGTGGTATGAAACGGCGAAAAAGTCCGGTTCTTTTGATTCAGGTGTCAACGGGTTGCTTTTAGCCACCGGtgaaaatggaaatggataTGGTATTCGAATCAACTTGAAGAAAAGAATGTGTTTAAATTATTCCTTGTCAGGATCTTGTCGTTTAGCAGGCAAATGTCAGTTCTGGCATTTGTGCAAGGCGTTTCTTGAGGGAACTtgcaaagggaattgtggccGTTCACATGACTTCCACGACGACGAGAATAAAAGCAAAACCGCTGAGCTTGGATTTGAGAAGAAAACAAACGATAGTTTGAAAAGTATCATCGCTGGAAGTTTGCCTCAGGTTTGTCGCAGTTACCTGGAAAGTGAATGTGGAACTCGGAATTGCCCGCATCTTCACATTTGCCCAAAACAGGTTCTCGCAACTGAATGCGACCACGAGTGTCATCTATCGCATGATTTTTGTCTTCCTCACAACAAGAATATTCTCAGCCATTTCGGTCTCAAGCCTCCACCGTCATTTAAGATAGAGGTGATGCGGTGCAATATTTTAGTCCCCAAACAACACAAGGCTTTTAAGGACAACAAGAAGCAGCTTGAAGTTACCCGAGACATTCGAAGACGCGATTGCGACAGACCAGAAAACGAGGAAAAGGAGATGCTCGGCGGGCGTGTTTTAGTGAAGAAAAAGTTGTGCTTGTTTTACCCTTCTAAAGCCTCATGTAAAAATCCAACTTGCCAGTTCTGGCATGTATGTAAAGGATATTTGGAGGGGAAATGCTCTGGTTATTGTGGTCTCTCACATGATTTTCATGATGAAggtaacataaaaaaaattcaaatactgGGACTTGAAAAGAATCCTGATGAAACGGTAAAAAACATTGTTGCCAATAGTCTGCCTCAGGTTTGCCTCAGGTACCTGAAAGGCGagtgtttttccactggttgCCCCTATCTCCACATCTGCAGCTTTACTGCTCGAGGAATATCATGTAACTGCAAATTGTCACATGAACTTGCAAGTGCTGACCCTCATAATATAAAAATTCTCAAGCAGTTTGAGTTGGTTCCTCAACCTTCGAAGCTCCATGTAGTTTACCATAACATTCTGATTCCGAAACATCAGAAGAGATTTGATGAGAACCAAGCCAACGCGAGCTCCTGGTTGTCAACTCCTTCACGAACCAGTAACATGAAGTCTGTTTCAGATCTTTCGCCGCATATGTCCTTGCCTCATGGACATGAAATGCAAGGCAATATTGAGACAAGCacaaagaagaagaataagaaaGGAGAAAAGAAGTGGCCTAGGaagagaaataaaaagaaaacttgtcaTGATAAACAAATTGGGGGATTAAGAGACTCGTGCACGAATGAAGAGGGACTTGAAGAGAACAGTTCAGATTCAGTTTCTGACAATGAAGATGTTGAAAAACCAGATATGTACGCCACCTCCAAATTTACTTGGGAACTTGATTTCACAGGAAATAAAGATTGCAGTAAGAAAGATCCTATTCCAGAAAGACATGTCTCTGCGCCTATTGAAAAAAATCTGATTAGTCTTTCAGATGATGACTGGCAAGATGTGAATGACCCAATTGATAGcccctttttttcaaactatGAGTTACTTTCACAAGTTGATGAGATGTTATGTGGTGGTGGGTTTGGACCCTCAAACGAAGCAGGATCCGTGTCTCCCTGGAGCTTTGATCAGACATCACCTGAGCAAGAAAGTGTCTCAGTAAATTCGGTTTTCTGGTGCATTTGCCAAGAATACAATGGTCAGGTTCCATTTTCAGAGATATCCCAACGCCTAGACTTGTTTCCAGCAGAATTCACTGATATTGCTGCTTGGTTCAAGAAGCACCAAAGCAAATTTGTGACCATTGAAAACAGAGAAGGCGACATAGAAGAAGTTCGGGCTATCCACCCCAGAGCAAGAATTTGTTTCACCTACTTGCTGTCCAAAAACGGCTGCAAGGATCCAAAATGCTTCCGCTACCATGTCTGTAAGAGCTTTCTTGCAAATGGCGTCTGTCCATTTGGAGAAAAGTGCTGGTTTAGTCATAGTCATAATTTTAGAAGCCCACACAACAAAAGAATCACAAGCCATCTAAAGTTAAAAGATTTGTCGGAGGAGCAGCTTCGAATTCTCATCTCGGCCTCCGTCCCTGAAGTTTGCCGTGATTATAATGGTGGGTCCTGTCAGAGAGGGTTTCAGTGTTATGGAATACACATCTGCGAGAATCTTGTGATGGGAAAGTGCAGGAAAGGAGAAATATGTCCATTTGGCCACCAACCAAACCTTGAAACTCCACAGGCTAAATTAGTCCTTGGAAGATATAATCTTAGCAAGGTTCCAGCCCGTGTTGTATTGGGGACGCTGCTAGTTCGAAGACAAAGACTTGATGTCGAGAAAACTCCAAAGG AACGGGCCAAACCAGAGGTGGCAAAGGTATCAGGCATTTCAGACATCAGTAGGGAAGCTGTTAGTACACTTGAATTGGAAGGGCTGAATCCTCAACCTGACGAAAG ttCCTTTGACTTGCCGATTCCGTTGGTTCCCGAGTCACCATCTGCAGGTCCAAGTCGTTTTCCACTTCAGTGGACGATAGTTCCTGAAGATGTGGAGTACATTTGCGTTCCTCTCTCGACAGGCTCTGATGAATTTAAGTTAGCCGAGAGCTATTTTCATCGGTCTATGTCTAACAAGGCAGCTATTTTAGGCATTGAAAGAGTTCAGAACCCGTTCATGTGGGAGAAGTATGCCAG aaagaaagaacaattGGAAAAGAGATCATCTCGCTTGGAAAATAGCCCACTgaatgaaaagcttcttttccATGGAGCCGATTGGCAAAATGTGCCCAGCGTTTGTGAGGAAAACATCGACTGGCGAGCGCAGGATGAAGATCGCGTGGCAGCGTTCGGTCAAGGAGCTTACTTCACTACTGAAGCAAACCTGGGAAATACCTACTGCAAGCAAGACCCAGAGGGGGTGAGATACATGTTTCTCGCTGAGGTGCTTGTTGGATCTTCAGCCAAAGGTGAGCCGTCTATGAAGAGGCCTCCCCAGAAGAGTGATGCTGCATCTAACGAGCGCTGTGATTCCTGTGTGGACAACATGGATATGCCCTCTCTTTATGTTCTGTTTGATTCAGATCAATATTATCCCACCTACATGATTCAGTATAAAATGAAATCTAAGGTAGTGCGTTAA